The Corvus hawaiiensis isolate bCorHaw1 chromosome 1, bCorHaw1.pri.cur, whole genome shotgun sequence genomic sequence TGCAATCAGCAGACTCCCTTCTTCACCTCACTTTTTTTCTATGCTGactggaagaaaatatattccCCAACATTTCTCAGGTTTGCAGAACTAATGGCCCAACCAACCTCTTTAACTGCATTACATAAACAGTATTTTCACTATACAGGTACTTTACAGGCCAGAACAGAAGGTGCATGCATGTCTGAAAACAGTGTCTAATGCAGAGTGTGGAGACTTTGCTAACACATAAAATCTGCATAAATATGACAACTACAGACTCTGAGGTTTATGTGCTGGGTAATACAGTGCTGATCTAAGTGAAATCACACAGCTACATGGGCTCCTCATTACATAGTTCACACATGGATCAACCTcccaaaaggcaaaaatcagcAGATACTCCATAGTATTTTTATCAAGCCAATAACACACCCTTAGCATCTAATAACACAGTAAAAGGTTTCCACAAATTACTTGCTGCAGCTTAAGTATGGTGTTAGGTAATGCTATGCAAAGCAGGATATGCACTTCAAAGCAGGAAGCTTCCAGGTCTGTGCCTGGGTTATAATCTTGCATCTTGTGATGATGGTGCTTGCTAGATATAAAATCCTTTGCCTAGCAACTGATTTGTACTACCAAGCTCAGGCATCACAGCTGTGCACCACAACTGAAGTGAAATCAAATCCAGCATGGTTTTGAAAGTTTAGCACCCCCACATCCAAATTCAAGCAGCCTGCATCTACTATCTTGAGTTTCCTCCCTTCTGCAATCCTCTGAAACAATTCTATACAGGCACACAACTAATTCCCTTTCCCATCCAGATTCTCTTTGCTTCATTTAGTCCATTTTCTGTCACATTCCCATTAATAATCTCCCTTCTATCACCTTCTGAAGACTGACCAGTTCCCACCAAGGAAACATTCACCTACAAAATCTCAGTTTTCAGCCACTTTGCAACTAGTTCTctccaaagcagagaaacagtTGCTAAGACTATGATAGAAATTCCCTGCCTAAATgagggggttttgttttctctccttctacATATGCAGTGCacaaaatccaggaaaatgAAGTCCCTATAGCACACCAAAAGACCTTTCTAGTTCAGAGCATCTGTATTTCATGGACAGgactccacaaaaaaaaaaaaaaaatcctagctGAAATTAAACTGTGAAAAGAGGAGATTCTGGTGAGCAGGCAGAAGGGACCTGCTCTGCCAAGTCATCACTCTGCAATGCAGGTATTAGTTTCACATTTAAGAACAGCATATAGGTTATGACTTTAATGTAATTAAgtcattaaaggaaaaaaaaaagaacttacTCCTATCTGCCAGCCTAGCAATTATGGTTTATACTGCCCCCAAAACACACATGGCAGTACCAAAGTGCCTCAAGTAGCTTTAGTAGCTTTCACATGTATTAGCTATATGATAATTTCTacctttttctcttcaaaaagtattcttttgtttccagcctgaatttattttattgtgtaCAGTAAATAGTAACAGGAGCTTAAGCTGTCTCTAtgactggaaaatattttatacactttcagataagaacagtttagaGGAAAGCCACTCAGAAGTTGCTATCAAAGCGTAGCTGTCTTCATTGCCATCTCCCCTAACCACTTTTGACTTGAATACTGGAAACTGTCATCCTACTAAAATGTTATAAACCTCATCACTATGAAACATCTGAGCATGGAGACTGAACAAATAACAGATGTTTAGGATAGGGTGCAAGTTAGTTGAAGAGTATACCAGGACACTTTAATTCCAGATaggtttttcttcctcctttatATCACAGGGTTTTCTCCAAGGATTTTTATGTATAAGAACATGTATTATATTACAACACTTTCTTTGCTGTAAAGCATCAGTTGAGAAGACTAACAAGAAGGGCAAAAATAAAACTATCAGTAGGTATCATCCTTAGTCTTTGGAATGTTTGCAGCTATGGCAGCTCAAAGTTTGCCCTTCTGTATGTTAAAACTGTACAGATAAAGCATGTTAGGAGCTTGTAAAAGATTGCCTAGGTATCTTGGAAGTGTGTGAGAGCTAGTTCTTGCTAGTGCTGATGCCCATACCAAAGACAGGTGAAATACCCCTACTGCCTCCAGCTAAATTCCACAAGCCAGAAGAGAAGGTGTTTCGCATCTGTAAGTAAAATCCCTTGCTGGCCAGtttgcagaaacaaaattttatttacacAGGCAAGTCTATCTTTAGACCCCACTGAACTCTTTACATTTCTAGAATATTTACACGATTTCAAGATGCTCCAAGTgatgaataaaacaaaacaaagaaagattACAGAAACTGCCAAAAGcatagcaaaaaaaccccaacctatCATTGTGCTTTAAAACTTATGATCTAGAGTAATGtagaagaaatgtaattttagcACCTTGGTCTTAACGGTCATGCTATATAAGACACTTAAATAGCAGAGGGGATGTCAGAAGTGACCGTATCCAGAGGTTGCCAGTGACAATTCATGAGGGCATCATAGAGTTCTTCACTTGTCTCCATAAATTGTCTGTTCATTTCATCAACATCCAAGTACAGCTGCGgatctgaaaataaaagcctGGTAAGTACAAGTGTCAGAACTCAGGAGGTTTGCACATAAAAACCTGAAGTAAATGCCTAACAAAGTGTACTTCAGGTAAATGTAATGACTTAACAGACTTAATAATACATCTAGTAAGATGTTTATTTGCCAATTTTAACAAAGCTAACAAGTCCAGTTTCTTTTGGAATTAGTGTATTCAAATGCTAGGACTATACTGGTATTTCCACATGAAGCAGAGATTTAGGGATAATTAAAATTTCTGAACGCTATTACAAGATACCTCTACTAATGAGTTTAACATGTAACAATCTTAGCAGAATCAATACAAAGATACAGTAAATTCTCCAGTAGATCATTTTGGAAGAATGAAGGCAAAGGAAAGAAGCCTACTGCAAAGTGTTGTTGATAATGTGCCATTCTACTTGACATGGTGTATACTATTAGCTTTAAAATCCTACCTCATCTTAGCTATAACCCATTCTTTATCCAGTAGTCACTGGCTTGTACTGTTAAAGGGCAGAAGCATGGCTAAATTCAAGCTGCAGTGATAGAATTATCATTACCTTCAGTTATTAGGTCATCATTGATTTCAGTCATAGCTGAagcttcctaaaaaaaaaaaaaaaaaaaaaaaaaaaagtgcttaatCACAGTCAGTTTCAGAAAGCATCACAAATCCAAAGTAATTTTATGCTCCCAAAACATCCCCTCCTCCCACAGCTATAAAATAAGCAGGAGCAGGTGATGTTTTGTTGGGGAAGTGTTTTTTGTGGgatgtttgttgctttttaatgGTTTCgttataggggttttttttttgtttggtttgttagtttgtttaggtagggttttttgttgtttggggttttttggggtgtggctttttttttgttttggtgggtttttttgttgtttggttggggtttttttaagaaaaccctAATATAgttctgcttggaaggcactTCTGGAAGTTGTAATTGATCAACTTGCTGACCTAGATATGATCATCTTACAACAActctttattttgcttaaagCAAAGCACATCAGAAGAACAGGATGAGAGACTAAAAAATTTTGCTGTCAGAACTGTTATTTGATATACATGAACAAATATTACTGTATACATATCTAATTCTACAGATGCACTAAAACACTTAAATCCAAAATGCTGAATATAACCTTCACAGTTATCCAACTGCATGATTTCACCTTTAGGACTTCTCTGCTCTGATTTACACAACCCACACAACTTgctatttggttttttttttttaattaactgttttatttttacctcaAAAACAGCTGGAGCCATAACAGCATCTCCTAAAGAGCAGTCTCCGACAGCTTGCATGCTATCATAGGGAGTATAGGAGCTGTAGTTGTAGTCAGCATAAGGATCATAATTCCACTGTGAATAGTAGTTCTGATAATCTTGATAATAATCATTATAGTTGTATGACTGGTACCgctggaattctgctttcagtctGAAACATGAGAAGTTATACACATTTAAGAGTTTGAGAACAAAAAACTGTAAACCCCATGTTGAAGTTAAACAATTTTACACTTCCAAATATACAAGGACGCTTTTCTCAATAGTTGCCTAAGTTTTAAATCACAGCACAATACCTCATGTTTATACAGAAGCAAATGCTCTCACCTTCACCAATGCCAGGAGTAATTATTTCTGTGAACGAACTCAAGAGAAATGTATCTATATTCAGTTTGAGTACTTTTGGTATCTGTATAAGCAAGCTGCTGATAAAAATGATTTATCAAGATCAGAGACCTTTACCAAGCACAGGtgttttaaaagatgctttaaACATTTAATTAGCCCTTCCatcttttttaatgttttgttaaTATTAAGTCTTGTTATTTTCAGAAACAAGGGGTAAAGGCTGATTATCTGTTTCAGAGGAGCATCTGACACTGCCTGTCAATTTACCATGTCTACCTTCACTTTCTCAATTTTTGGTCCATGAACAGTTGCCAAAGCATACCTGTCAGGTGAAGTCACTATCCAGAACAAagccaaagcagcagaaaaattacaaaactcATTAGTTCTTAAGACCAAAGGGCCAGGTGATTAGTTTTCACTGCTTTCCCTCTCCTGAGCAGATTTCTCCCAGGGACAACTTCAAGGTGGCTAATGACAAGTATCACTGAACAAGAATAACCTATACTAAAACAGATATACTACATGAAAAAGATTGGGATAAATCAGCTGCACATTCCAAGAAATCTCCTATGCTTAGGAATTTCCTCACTGATTACATACATACAAGCAGACCTCCTGTGTTTGTAGTGTCCAAGGTCTCTATCTCCACTTTGCTACAGAAAATTCAGATTGGGGCTTTTTGCCAAGAACACAAACTGAAAGAGCTCAGAAATTGTTTCCAGTGTAAGTGACTTAATGACAAACTACTCTGATGGCTGGATATTTGGATCCTGTGAGAGCACAGTACTCAGCCATTCAGAAACAGGTATAGATTAGTGGTGTGTATTTCAATGCCCACATTATATTTTTGCTTCATTACTGTGAAGCTACACATACATTCTAATAAATAGGTATTTTATTGTCTTACTACTGTAgtaaacaaattatttcataatGTCTCAGTCTTCTGCTTCCAACTTCTCTCCTATATCCATCTctgtagaaagaaaaatctaaaaatactgCTGACATTCTTCTGGATGGCAGAAGTGAGGAAAACTTTCTTTGGAACCTCATTTTCAAAGCAAGTTAGTCAAAGCAAATCTGGACAGTGCTCTCTTGGGTAAGAGCATTCCTGttccaaagcagtgtggcaACATTGGCAAAATTATCCAGGAAAGAGAGGCAGGAGCTGTTATTTTTAGCCTTTTAACAGAACACACAAGCTAACCTCATGAATATATACTGAAATTGTTTTATAAAAAGTTCTATTTTTGTCTGTATTCTGGATCAAAGTTCATCAAATTTGGTATCAAGTCTCTAACTAGATTGTCTTCAATAACTGACTGAGAGAACTGAGCTGGCAGGAAAAAACCTCTCTCAAACCCAATCAATTTTAAATTTCCTGCTGCCTCAATCACTTGAGAAGCAAAGAGTAGTATTCTAAACAAACCGTTCAAGCAACATCTCCTTTGGATTCTTCCCCTCCAGACTCTTGTGTTTTTCCACTAAAGATACCCTTCTTCTGCCAGCCTACTTTAAAACCAACACTGTGCTACCTTGTCTAAGCCAAGGGGAAAGGCCTAGAAGAAAAGCTTCCTAgcataaaaacaaacacttgTTGTCCCTTCTACCTTCTTCAGGCTCAAAcatgaaatacttaaaaatgcATTCAGCTTCACTACTGTGAGCATTAAGGCTGGTCACAACAGCAGCTAAGCCTAACTTATACAGTCTGGCTAGACTTAAGAGTTGTATTTCCTCAGCAATCTTTAAAGAGGTTGATGAATCCAGGCAGTCAAAACATATGCTTCcttgattttggttttgcatAGTGTACAGCCATTATAGCAAGGGCCACAGTCTTTAGAAAGGCAGAGCTAAAAGAACCCAATTATTTAGAATTACCAATGTGATAATTTAGAATGTATCAATGCACAACTCATTTGTTACCTTTTAGAAATTCCTATGCTCAGCCGGATTCGTTTTCCCCCCAGACCTGGTGCATTCTGGCAGTCTTGCAGTGCCCTCATCTGATCACCTTGCTCACCAAATCTGACAAAGGCATACCCTCTACAATTttcaaaagggagaaaacaaattCTAGTATTCATAACAGTTATAAAGCTAATGAATTCAACTTCTGTCttcacaaaaagagaaaatagtaGCTACTATAGCTTCTACTACCTAAGCAACCCCTCTGGCATGTGCACATGCACAGAAGATGCTTTCACAAAATTAAAGACTTGGGCCAGAAGCAAAGAGCTTTGTTCATAGCATTAAAACACAACTTGCTGAAAGCCAGCAAAACAATACATGTTAACTGCTATCTGTGTAAGTAACCAGATTCCATATTTCTGCACTTACAGCAGTTAATGTATCAGTATTAACCCATTCCTACTGCTCTACAGCTCTAGCATTCTTTTGAAATTTGCTGTctcagatttcctttttttttttttttttttttaaagtttctggaATTAATCCATTACAGACAGTGTTTTCTGAACAGCAAACTCACTCATCCCTGCTTCACTCACTGCCTGGCCAGTGCAACTTCTACTAAGCTTTATCTACTAATATTAGAAGTTCCATCTCCCAACCCCATAAGATTTGCTAGGCCTTACACTTTTCTTCCACATGTAAAAAGGGAATTATTTTGTCCTCAGTACTGCAGATGACTAAGAGGATACACTGCTGTAGgtaagcacagcagcacagatgtCCACACAgagctctcccttctcccaccatCTAACTGCTTTCATGCAGATATGCATTCAGCTAAATTGAAGCTTAACACATTAACTTAAATCACATTAACTGCTAGAACTAACCATAAAGTTCTAGAACCACAAGGATCTATGCTGTTAAAAAATGCCAGAGACTAATCTCTCTTCCTGCCTCTGAAGAGAATTCAAAACTAGTTCAAATGCTAGTTCCTATGTATTACTCAGAGCAACAAACATACTGTCAGCATAAACACATTTTCACAGGCATTACCTGGAATATCCCAGCAGGTCTGTTGCTATTTTGCAGTCAATACATGAGGGGTACCTCTTTAGGAAATAGTCATAGAGCTGAAAATCATCTACTTCTGGAGTCAGCTCCCCAACAAATATCGAATAATCCGGTCTATAAAAAGGTAAGAGAACCATCGTTAAGTTCAAGAATAACACAGTTCATTTCAGTATTAAAGTACCTAACATACAAGCAAGTAGTTATTACTGGACAAATAAGGAGACTAAATATGAAGAGAGCATTAACTGCAAAACTCTGCTGAGCAGCGTACAGAACCACAGTGCCACCACTCCAGCAAGTTCTCAATTTCTGAGTCCATTCTACCACTTTTGCAAGCATTTGAACAAAGACCCAAATTTATTAAAGAATCTTTTTAAAAGTTGGTTTTAAAAGGTCTCATTTGTTGTCTGAAGGGCAGGGCACTcaaaaataccaagaaaaaatattaagttaCAGCCATAATTCAAAAGAGCTAAGACTATTTTGACACCACATCTCAAGCAATTACGAGACAGAAACTAGGAAAAAATCTTCATTGTTCAAATGGCAATAAAATTCCATAAGCAATACTTAGTGTATAGGCACCAGTTGTGCCATtccaggatttttaaaataattgatgGCACTCACTAGTCATTAGCAATTTGAACAGGTAAGGGGTCAGAGCTTCTCCTTTCTAAAGGTCTTTACCTGGTTGTATTAGTACTACTAGGGACAAACTCTATtcttcctggttttattttgttctttttcttccgTTTCTTCTGTGGTGTTCTCCACCAGCTGTAGGCCTGGAgacattctcttttttttgccatCAAGTCctgtagggagaaaaaaaaaaattgcctttatAGTATTTAGCCTCATTTACATTCCTCCCTCCCACTCCCCATCACCACAGGTGATTTCCCCATATTCACCTTGCCCTTGAAAGAAGCCTGGGGTCCCATTTCTCCCTCCGCCTCCCATGAGGGAAAGCAGCCTCTGGGGAAAACGCCTGGCAAAAATAACAGAGCCAAAGGATTGTATGAACAGCCATATTCCCCTGACTTGTCAAGCTGGCTAAAGGATtgacagcttcctctgggaattAGGGAAAAACCAGATAGCCCTTTGATGCTGGCCAATCCTAAATGTTAATTAGCTTCAGGACTGGACTGTGTTCCACTTGAGCTCCAGGATGCAAAAAGCCCTGCCGCAGCACAATCTGAGTGatgaagaggcaggaaaactgtcACTCTTGCCTAGAGGGGATGTCCACTGTCCCTATCTCCCCTCTCCTAGGAATTCTTCTTCTGTGAGATACCTCTCCTCAATACCCAGCAGTGAGTCACTCTCCCAGGCCAGGAACAATGACAAGAGGCCGATTAATGGAACGTAAGGAGAAAGCAGACCAGAAACAGGCACTAGCTTGGCTGAGGGAAAACTCGAACCCAAGACGCAAGGCCAGGAAGAAAGAGGCATAAAAAGTGCCTcttgggaacaaaaaaaaaaaaaaaaaaagaaaaaaacctaaaaaccccctaaaaccccaaaaaccacagTTCAAAAAGGAAGTGAGTGGGGCAACTACACAAAAGAGATGGGGAAACAGCCATATTAACACAGGTTGCCTCCTTCACTTAAGATTCTGAAGAACAAGGTCTTCCAAAAATAAGAATGATGTTCCACAGCATTTACTTACGCAGGCTTTAATGTTCTTCCTCTATTAAGATCTCCACATGTACCTTATACAGAATGTTATGCGCAAGGTCCTTCAGAAGAACTCACGCTCAAATAATGCAAACTGCAAAGCTTAATGTAATAACCCCCAACCTGCTTGAGTTGACACAATTAAGTGTCCTGAGGACAGCCAGCAATTGCATTGCCGGAACAATCATAGGACTAAAAGAACACCGAACTCAGAGCAAGCTAGCTATTTCAGCTTCACATTTATTAGGAATTCGGAGTATGGTTCTGGAATCCATTTAGGCACTGCAAGCCTGTATTTCTGACTAAATCATCTTACCTGGCTTGCCATGGTTCAAActgtcttctctctttctcaaaCAGTATGACTGCACAGGTTCAGTTTATTGCACtccttcagctgaaaaaaacgtgggggagaaaaagaagatgaaggaTTTTATCCTCAAGATTAATCACTTCCAAATATGTTCACCCCACCATATGCTCTAATGTTATTAATTCAGAGCTTTAGAAATTAAGTTCTGACTTGTCACTGCTAaaacaatggaaataaaaaggatATATGGCCAATGGGATTATGATTAGATGTCATCTTCACTGTCCTAAACTGTAACAGAGAACAAAGTCTTCCCACCATTCAAAGCACTAGAAAATTTTAGAGATCTTTTAAGTCTCCTATACTTTACCCTTAATTCTGAAATACCTACATATAATAATCCAGTAATTCAGAAGATTCTAAAATAGttaaaaacaaggcaaaagATACATGCTTCAGTATGTTTTGTACAATCCCCCTGGCTTCTTCCCCTTTTAGCCAAATTTAAATTTACTTGTACCACAAACTATGCAGCTGAAAACAAGCAGTGGTACTTCCTATGTGCTAAAAAAtaggagaaataaaagcagaatgaaGGCACAATACAAGCAAACATGATCTTTCTCTGCaccttttctcctccctctcttGCCTTTTCCACATATATGTTTCACTCATTACCATCAAGTTAGCAACAGCAAATAACCTTTTACTGCCATCACTAAACCAGTGGACACACTTTCCTAAAGAGGTACATATCTTTGTTGATTCTGATATCCTTTCTTTAGGCTTTTTCCCCTAGTCATCCAACAAATATAAATCAGTGCAAAAACCAGTTTGATTTGCAAAATATTCTGCATTTACTTTCACACACAAGTGTTCCTTCACCactactgatttttttatatCTGGTGTTACTCCTTCTATGCAGATACTTGATTGCTGAAGTTCTAATTCCCATTTCTATGCAAGAATTTATATAATGTTTTACATCTTGGCTGATCAAATCCACAGCCACATAATGCAATAAACACAGAGCATCTACACTACCTTAAAGGCTCGGCTGCAGAACAGAGCAGTTCAGAGCACTACTTCTGAAATGGATTACACTAACTTGACACAGGATAGCCATAAACCATAATTACAGCATCCATGCATGGTGCTATTCAGAGTAACTATGGACTTCATCCCCACAGCCATTCTGAAGCCAAGAAAAGAGCCAAGTACAAACAAGCCCTTAAAATACAGGCATATACTTGTAAGGTTAGCATATGCTAAACTGAGAATGagcttactgaaaaaaattgtattcaTTATAAAAATTATCAGCGGTAACTTTTTCCTGTTAGAAGTTGTCAATAATAACGCAAACATCCATGTAACAACATTCCTCTAACATTCGTTTTTAACAAAAGGAACCATAAACTCTTCCATGCTTTCAACACTGCAATACTGATTTTTGAATTCACAGTAACTTCTTTTAAACTTACCACTTCTCCCTCGTGCAGACCCAAGGGAAGATGGCACTCTTGTTGCAATAGGCTGTCAGGAGGCAAGTGATGCAACTGCTTCTCGGTCAGTTATCACCGACTTTTATGCAAAACTGGTTTCGTATGCCTCCCTGTCCGATCTTGACCTTTTCactacaaaacaaaaacattttaaaaacaattaaaacagCATGTATTAagataatacatttttttacatttgcGTTAACTGTATCTACAGTCACAGCTAGCTTTCATTTAAAGCAATGAGGCAGCTTCAACCTCCAGAATTCAAACACATCCTTAATTGGATTACACACACATCATAGcaccttttaattttattccacGTTTTTTGCATTATTTCGTTTACACGGGCAAAAAGGTGGGCAAAGCTGTTCACGGCCTGAATCGGCCGTGCAAACACCGCTCACCCAGGCAGCGAGCAACCCCCCTTCCCCTTCAGCACTAATTTCGCTCACACGAGGCGCTGGGTCAGGGCACCGGGATGAGGGAGTCGCCCAGAGCTCTTGGGGCCGGCGCGGTGACCCTGGCCGAGCCCAGGCCCGAGCCGTGACGCATTTCTTTAACCGAGCCACTCGGCACGACGGAGGAGCCCGACCACAAGTgcgccccgcccggccgcggccctCCGCAAGCAGCCACACTGGCGCCGGGGCCGCGCTTCCCGCTTATTGTACTACGcgagaaaaaaattaagtaataaaaaaatataaaaggacCCGACGAAATAGCAATAAAAGTcggcggggcccggggctgGTTCCCTGGGGCCTCGGCCCAAGCGCCGCCGGGGCCTCCCCGCCCCGCGTGCCCTGAGGGAGGCGGGGGCCCCGCGGGAAGGGAACGGCCCGAACACCCCAGCCTATCCCACCCCACCCCGCTCCCAATATATCGGTTCGCGCCCCTTTCCCCCG encodes the following:
- the LOC125328331 gene encoding tRNA selenocysteine 1-associated protein 1-like isoform X1 — its product is MGPQASFKGKDLMAKKRECLQAYSWWRTPQKKRKKKNKIKPGRIEFVPSSTNTTRPDYSIFVGELTPEVDDFQLYDYFLKRYPSCIDCKIATDLLGYSRGYAFVRFGEQGDQMRALQDCQNAPGLGGKRIRLSIGISKRLKAEFQRYQSYNYNDYYQDYQNYYSQWNYDPYADYNYSSYTPYDSMQAVGDCSLGDAVMAPAVFEEASAMTEINDDLITEDPQLYLDVDEMNRQFMETSEELYDALMNCHWQPLDTVTSDIPSAI
- the LOC125328331 gene encoding tRNA selenocysteine 1-associated protein 1-like isoform X2 encodes the protein MASQDLMAKKRECLQAYSWWRTPQKKRKKKNKIKPGRIEFVPSSTNTTRPDYSIFVGELTPEVDDFQLYDYFLKRYPSCIDCKIATDLLGYSRGYAFVRFGEQGDQMRALQDCQNAPGLGGKRIRLSIGISKRLKAEFQRYQSYNYNDYYQDYQNYYSQWNYDPYADYNYSSYTPYDSMQAVGDCSLGDAVMAPAVFEEASAMTEINDDLITEDPQLYLDVDEMNRQFMETSEELYDALMNCHWQPLDTVTSDIPSAI
- the LOC125328331 gene encoding tRNA selenocysteine 1-associated protein 1-like isoform X3; protein product: MGPQASFKGKDLMAKKRECLQAYSWWRTPQKKRKKKNKIKPGRIEFVPSSTNTTRPDYSIFVGELTPEVDDFQLYDYFLKRYPSCIDCKIATDLLGYSRLKAEFQRYQSYNYNDYYQDYQNYYSQWNYDPYADYNYSSYTPYDSMQAVGDCSLGDAVMAPAVFEEASAMTEINDDLITEDPQLYLDVDEMNRQFMETSEELYDALMNCHWQPLDTVTSDIPSAI